The Arachis ipaensis cultivar K30076 chromosome B07, Araip1.1, whole genome shotgun sequence genome includes a window with the following:
- the LOC107610027 gene encoding transcription initiation factor IIF subunit beta → MEEENGYVGSSTSNLETSKAERSVWLMKCPLVVSKSWQNHPPSQPLAKVVLSLDPLHADDPSALQFTMEMAGTDAVNMPKTYSLNMFKDFVPMCVFSETSQGGKVAMEGKVEHKFDMKPHGENIEEYGKLCRERTNKSMIKNRQIQVIDNDRGVLMRPMPGMIGLVSSNSKDKKKTQPVKQTDTKRTRRDRGELEDIMFKLFERQPNWALKQLVQETDQPAQFLKEILNELCVYNKRGANQGTYELKPEYKKSVVEDTNAE, encoded by the exons ATGGAGGAGGAAAACGGTTATGTTGGCAGCAGCACCTCCAACTTGGAGACTTCCAAGGCGGAGCGATCTGTGTGGCTTATGAAGTGCCCTCTTGTCGTTTCCAAGTCGTGGCAGAACCACCCTCCTTCTCAGCCACTTGCCAAGGTCGTTCTCTCCCTTGATCCTCTCCACGCCGATGACCCCTCTGCTCTTCAG TTTACGATGGAGATGGCTGGGACTGATGCTGTTAATATGCCAAAAACATATTCCCTGAATATGTTTAAAGACTTTGTACCTATGTGTGTTTTCTCAGAGACAAGCCAAG GTGGCAAGGTTGCAATGGAAGGGAAGGTTGAACATAAGTTCGATATGAAGCCCCATGGTGAAAACATTGAAGAGTATGGCAAATTGTGTCGTGAGAGAACAAACAAATCCATGATAAAAAATCGACAAATACAG GTTATTGATAATGATCGTGGAGTATTAATGAGGCCAATGCCTGGAATGATTGGTCTAGTTTCATCCAATTCAAAG GATAAGAAGAAGACACAGCCAGTTAAACAAACTGATACAAAGAGAACAAGAAGAGATAGAGGAGAACTGGAGGATATAATGTTCAAGTTATTTGAAAGACAGCCTAATTGGGCATTGAAGCAGCTTGTCCAGGAAACTGATCAACCTGCT CAATTCTTGAAAGAGATCCTGAATGAACTATGTGTATACAATAAAAGAGGTGCCAATCAAGGAACTTACGAGCTGAAGCCGGAATACAAGAAATCTGTTGTTGAAGATACAAATGCCGAATAA